The following proteins come from a genomic window of Pseudomonas sp. Z8(2022):
- a CDS encoding AraC family transcriptional regulator, translated as MVRSSDPITQRMVRLMSPLAPLEGYNLSQLDDVRFLRSNRPLTRTPALYEPGIVILCQGRKRGYMGDETYVYDAQHYLVVSVPVPFTMETDASEAEPMLAVYIRLDFTLAGELIQQLDELRGFRTAQPMGMYASPMDEPLRQSTLRFLEIMCDRTDAQVIGPAMLRELYYRILAGEQGGTLRAAIARQGPFGKVTRALHKIHSCYHERLDVATLAREAQMSVPNVHRHFRKVTDSSPIQYLKSTRLHQARLLMLRNELTAAKSAFLVGYESASQFSRDFKRFFGRTPSAEVAWMKRTYALPAPATPSPYVSSH; from the coding sequence ATGGTCAGATCCAGCGACCCGATTACCCAACGCATGGTGCGGCTGATGAGCCCGCTGGCGCCGCTGGAGGGTTACAACCTGAGCCAGCTGGACGACGTCCGCTTTCTGCGCTCCAACCGGCCACTGACGCGAACCCCGGCGCTGTACGAGCCGGGTATCGTCATCCTCTGCCAGGGACGCAAGCGCGGTTACATGGGCGACGAGACCTACGTCTACGACGCCCAGCACTATCTGGTGGTGTCGGTGCCGGTTCCCTTCACCATGGAAACCGATGCCAGTGAGGCGGAACCCATGCTGGCGGTTTACATACGGCTGGATTTCACCCTGGCTGGCGAGCTGATTCAGCAACTGGACGAGCTGCGGGGTTTCCGTACAGCGCAACCGATGGGCATGTACGCCTCCCCCATGGATGAACCGCTGCGCCAGTCGACACTGCGCTTTCTGGAGATCATGTGCGACCGGACGGACGCACAGGTCATCGGCCCAGCGATGCTTCGAGAGCTCTACTACCGCATCCTTGCCGGTGAGCAAGGCGGCACCCTGCGCGCGGCAATCGCCCGGCAGGGGCCGTTCGGCAAGGTCACGCGCGCGCTGCACAAGATCCACAGCTGTTACCACGAGCGTCTGGATGTAGCCACCCTGGCCAGAGAAGCGCAGATGAGTGTGCCCAACGTTCATCGACACTTTCGCAAGGTGACCGACTCATCACCGATTCAGTATCTGAAGTCGACGCGCCTGCATCAGGCGCGATTGCTGATGTTGCGTAACGAACTTACGGCAGCCAAGTCGGCATTCCTGGTCGGCTATGAAAGCGCCTCTCAATTCAGCCGCGATTTCAAACGCTTTTTCGGTCGCACACCCTCAGCGGAAGTGGCGTGGATGAAACGAACCTATGCGCTGCCGGCCCCAGCAACCCCGTCGCCTTACGTGTCATCGCACTGA
- a CDS encoding LysR family transcriptional regulator has translation MDRLQAMHVYCRVVEVHSFSRAAESLEMPPSTVTRIIKELEAFLGVRLLQRTTRHISLTPDGSLYYDHCRKLLAEIEQLESSFARAGRPRGKLRVDMTSSFARLIVVPAIRDFLAAYPDVEITLSLGDRTIDLVQEGVDCVIRAGVPQDSTTLVARRIAGFDWVTCASPAYLEMHGEPQSLDDLRHHHAVGFLSNRSGRRAHWSFVIEGEEAAAPIQERITVNDTDSYLACGLEGLGLIRAASYLVIPYLRSGQLRQVLPDLTAPTVPLSIIYPKNRHLSPTVRAFSDWIAQRVAEMEPQWKLSPSGMS, from the coding sequence ATGGATCGACTGCAGGCTATGCATGTGTACTGTCGCGTGGTTGAAGTACACAGCTTCAGCAGGGCGGCCGAAAGTCTGGAGATGCCACCGTCTACCGTGACCCGCATCATCAAGGAGCTTGAAGCCTTCCTCGGCGTCCGCCTGTTGCAGCGAACCACCCGTCACATCAGCCTCACTCCGGATGGCAGCCTCTACTATGACCACTGCCGGAAACTGTTGGCCGAAATCGAGCAGCTCGAGTCTTCGTTCGCCCGGGCCGGGCGGCCCCGCGGCAAGCTGCGCGTGGACATGACATCTTCCTTCGCGCGCCTGATCGTCGTGCCGGCGATACGGGACTTCCTGGCTGCCTATCCTGACGTGGAGATAACGCTGTCTCTAGGGGATCGGACCATAGACCTGGTGCAAGAGGGGGTCGACTGCGTGATTCGGGCTGGCGTACCTCAAGACTCGACGACACTCGTGGCCAGGCGCATAGCAGGCTTCGACTGGGTCACCTGCGCCTCGCCTGCATACCTGGAGATGCACGGTGAGCCGCAGTCGCTGGATGACCTTCGCCATCATCATGCCGTGGGCTTCCTGTCCAACCGCAGCGGCCGTCGGGCGCACTGGAGTTTTGTGATCGAAGGCGAGGAAGCGGCAGCCCCTATCCAGGAGCGGATAACCGTCAACGATACCGACAGCTATCTCGCCTGCGGGCTGGAAGGGCTTGGGCTGATACGCGCAGCAAGTTACCTGGTGATCCCTTACCTGCGCAGCGGTCAACTGCGCCAGGTTCTGCCAGATCTCACGGCGCCGACAGTGCCGCTGTCGATCATCTACCCCAAGAACCGCCACCTCTCACCAACCGTACGCGCTTTCAGCGACTGGATTGCGCAGCGTGTGGCAGAGATGGAACCACAGTGGAAGCTTTCACCTTCCGGAATGTCCTGA
- a CDS encoding efflux RND transporter permease subunit: MNLSRFFIDRPIFAGVISALIFIAGAIAMLVLPVSEYPQVVPPSVVVHAQYPGANATTLAQSVAAPIEEEVNGVENMLYMQSLANADGNLYLTVTFKIGTDPDQALQWVRNRVEQAVPRLPEDVQRLGVTTIKSSPNITLAVHLVSPNGEYDANYLSNYAIRHVRDRLARIDGVGQVNLWGPGAYAMRIWLDPGAVAARGLTAAEVVAAIREQNAQAAVGSIGAAPMVEQAPFQLSVSADGRLRSVEEFGDIVLRAEPDGRTTLLRDVARIELAAQEYGVRAYLGRDAAVPLAIMEAPGANALNIAAKVQSTMEELKIRFPAGLDYRIVYNPTRSVQASIDAVVRTLFEAIGLVVIVVFLFLQTWRASIIPLLAVPVSIVGTMACLYLFGFSINALSLFGLVLAIGIVVDDAIVVVENVERNIALGHAPREATYLAMREVSGPIIAIALTLVAVFVPLAFLSGLTGRFYQQFAVTIAVSTVLSAINSLTLSPALSALLLKSHGEQNDWLSRAMQRVFGGFFGRFNRAFTRGSERYGRGVARLAGRKSLVMAIYAGLLGVTVLLGKAVPGGFVPAQDKEYLISFVQLPAGASLDRTDAVLTKMTEIALDEPGVASTSSYAGLSINGTTTSSSSGLSFILLKPFEERKGLSADAIAASLNAKYAGLEKASFAAVFPAPPVMGLGSLGGFKLQLEDQGNLGYDALYKATQDFIAEAARQPELSPLFSTYQINVPQLRIDLDRLKAKQLGISVSEVFQTLQVYLGSFYVNDFNLFGRVYQVRVQADAPHRAHPEDILQLKTRAADGQMVPLAAFASVEQIYGPELVTRYNGFTAADLSGAPAPGYSSSQAMAAIERVAAKTLPPGIGYEWTDLTYQQIIAGNSALWIFPLCVLLVLLVLAAQYESLTLPLSVILIVPMSLLSALLGVWLTAGDNNIFTQIGLIVLVGLASKNAILIVEFARELEIAGHSTLDAVLEACRLRLRPILMTSLAFIMGVVPLVVSHGAGAEMRQAMGISVFFGMLGVTFFGLFLTPVFYMVMRSLSGRPLRSVKTWNGSAQAH, from the coding sequence ATGAACCTGTCCCGCTTTTTCATCGACCGGCCGATCTTCGCGGGGGTGATCTCCGCGCTGATCTTCATCGCCGGGGCCATCGCGATGTTGGTCCTGCCCGTCTCCGAGTATCCGCAGGTGGTGCCGCCGTCCGTCGTCGTGCATGCCCAGTATCCGGGCGCCAACGCCACCACCCTGGCGCAGAGCGTGGCCGCGCCGATCGAGGAGGAGGTCAACGGCGTCGAGAACATGCTCTACATGCAGTCGCTGGCGAATGCCGACGGCAACCTCTACCTGACCGTGACCTTCAAGATCGGCACCGATCCGGATCAGGCCCTGCAGTGGGTGCGCAACCGCGTGGAACAGGCCGTGCCGCGGCTGCCGGAGGACGTGCAGCGCCTGGGTGTCACCACCATCAAGAGCTCGCCGAACATCACCCTGGCCGTGCACCTGGTTTCGCCCAACGGGGAATACGACGCCAATTACCTGAGCAACTACGCCATCCGGCATGTCCGTGACCGGCTCGCCCGCATCGATGGCGTGGGGCAGGTCAATCTCTGGGGGCCGGGCGCGTACGCCATGCGTATCTGGCTCGATCCGGGGGCGGTGGCGGCACGCGGTCTCACCGCGGCCGAGGTGGTGGCGGCGATCCGCGAGCAGAACGCGCAGGCGGCGGTGGGCAGCATCGGCGCGGCGCCGATGGTCGAGCAGGCTCCGTTCCAGCTGTCGGTCAGCGCGGACGGCCGGCTGCGCAGCGTCGAGGAGTTCGGCGACATCGTCCTGCGCGCCGAGCCTGACGGTCGCACCACATTGCTGCGCGACGTGGCGCGCATCGAGCTGGCTGCCCAGGAGTACGGGGTGCGTGCCTATCTGGGCCGGGACGCGGCCGTGCCGCTGGCGATCATGGAAGCGCCAGGGGCCAATGCCCTGAATATTGCCGCCAAGGTGCAGAGCACCATGGAGGAGCTGAAGATCCGATTTCCCGCCGGGCTGGACTACCGCATCGTCTACAACCCGACCCGCTCGGTGCAGGCGAGCATCGACGCCGTGGTCCGGACGCTGTTCGAGGCCATCGGGCTGGTGGTGATCGTGGTATTCCTCTTCCTGCAGACCTGGAGGGCCTCGATCATCCCGCTGCTGGCCGTGCCGGTGTCCATCGTCGGCACCATGGCCTGCCTGTACCTGTTCGGCTTCTCCATCAACGCCCTGAGCCTGTTCGGCCTGGTGCTGGCCATCGGCATCGTGGTGGACGACGCCATCGTGGTGGTGGAGAACGTCGAACGCAACATCGCGCTTGGCCATGCGCCGCGCGAGGCCACCTACCTGGCCATGCGCGAAGTGAGCGGCCCGATCATCGCCATCGCCCTGACCCTGGTGGCGGTGTTCGTGCCGCTGGCCTTCCTCTCCGGGCTGACCGGGCGTTTCTACCAGCAGTTCGCGGTGACCATCGCGGTGTCCACCGTACTGTCGGCGATCAACTCGCTGACCCTGTCGCCGGCGCTGTCCGCGCTGTTGCTCAAGTCCCACGGAGAGCAGAACGACTGGCTGTCGCGGGCGATGCAGCGGGTGTTCGGCGGGTTCTTCGGACGCTTCAACCGCGCCTTCACACGGGGTTCGGAGCGCTACGGGCGGGGCGTGGCGCGGCTGGCCGGGCGCAAGAGCTTGGTAATGGCGATCTATGCCGGGCTGCTGGGCGTTACCGTCCTGCTCGGCAAGGCGGTTCCGGGCGGTTTCGTTCCCGCCCAGGACAAGGAGTACCTGATCAGTTTCGTGCAGCTACCGGCCGGTGCCTCGCTGGATCGCACCGACGCGGTGCTCACGAAGATGACCGAGATCGCCCTGGACGAGCCGGGCGTGGCCTCCACCTCGTCCTATGCCGGCCTCTCGATCAACGGCACCACCACCAGTTCCAGCTCGGGGCTGTCGTTCATCCTCCTCAAGCCCTTCGAGGAACGCAAAGGGCTGAGCGCCGACGCCATCGCGGCATCGCTCAATGCCAAATATGCCGGTCTGGAAAAGGCCAGCTTCGCTGCGGTCTTCCCGGCGCCGCCGGTCATGGGCCTCGGCTCGCTGGGCGGCTTCAAGCTGCAGCTGGAGGACCAGGGCAATCTGGGCTATGACGCGCTCTACAAGGCGACCCAGGACTTCATCGCCGAGGCGGCCAGGCAGCCGGAGCTGTCGCCGCTGTTCAGCACCTACCAGATCAACGTGCCGCAACTGCGCATCGACCTGGATCGCCTCAAGGCCAAGCAGCTGGGGATTTCCGTCAGCGAGGTGTTCCAGACCCTGCAGGTCTACCTGGGCTCCTTCTACGTCAACGACTTCAACCTGTTCGGCCGGGTGTACCAGGTACGCGTGCAGGCGGATGCGCCGCATCGCGCCCACCCGGAGGACATCCTGCAGTTGAAGACCCGCGCCGCCGACGGCCAGATGGTCCCGCTCGCGGCCTTCGCCAGCGTGGAGCAAATCTACGGTCCGGAGCTGGTGACCCGCTACAACGGCTTCACCGCCGCGGACCTGAGCGGTGCACCGGCGCCCGGCTACTCGTCGTCGCAGGCCATGGCCGCCATCGAGCGGGTCGCCGCGAAAACGCTGCCGCCGGGCATCGGCTACGAATGGACCGACCTGACCTACCAGCAGATCATCGCCGGCAACAGCGCCCTGTGGATCTTCCCGCTCTGCGTGCTGCTGGTGCTGCTGGTGCTGGCCGCGCAGTACGAAAGCCTGACCCTGCCGCTGTCGGTGATCCTGATCGTGCCGATGAGCCTGCTCTCGGCGTTGCTGGGCGTCTGGCTGACGGCAGGGGACAACAACATCTTCACGCAGATCGGGCTGATCGTGCTGGTCGGTCTGGCCTCGAAGAACGCCATCCTCATCGTCGAGTTTGCCCGTGAGCTGGAAATCGCCGGTCATTCCACGCTGGATGCCGTGCTGGAAGCCTGCCGGCTGCGCCTGCGGCCGATCCTGATGACCTCGCTGGCCTTCATCATGGGCGTGGTGCCGCTGGTGGTCTCCCACGGCGCGGGCGCGGAAATGCGCCAGGCCATGGGTATCTCGGTGTTCTTCGGGATGCTTGGCGTCACCTTCTTCGGGCTGTTCCTGACGCCGGTGTTCTACATGGTCATGCGCAGCTTGTCAGGCCGGCCTTTGCGCTCTGTAAAAACGTGGAACGGTAGTGCCCAGGCGCACTGA
- a CDS encoding oxidoreductase, whose amino-acid sequence MNAQKTLFITGVSSGFGQALAREALALGYRVIGTVRSESALAAFEAQSPGRTHGVMLDVTDFDAIDAVIAVAEERHGPVDVLVNNAGYGHEGICEESPLAEMRRQFDVNVFGAVAVTKAFLPYFRRRRAGHILNITSMGGYITMPGITYYCGSKFALEGISDTLSKELAPFNISVTAVAPGSFRTDWAGRSMQRTPRSISDYDASFDPVRKAREEKSGHQLGDPQKAARAMLTIIASPSPPAHLLLGSDALALVRENLHRTAESIEQWETLSRSADG is encoded by the coding sequence ATGAATGCTCAGAAAACTCTCTTCATCACCGGCGTCAGCAGTGGCTTCGGCCAGGCCCTCGCGAGAGAAGCCCTCGCCCTGGGCTATCGCGTGATCGGCACGGTTCGCAGCGAATCGGCCCTCGCCGCCTTCGAGGCGCAATCCCCCGGGCGAACCCATGGCGTAATGCTGGACGTGACTGATTTCGACGCAATCGATGCGGTGATAGCCGTCGCAGAGGAGCGGCACGGTCCGGTGGATGTGCTGGTGAACAATGCAGGTTATGGCCACGAAGGGATTTGCGAAGAATCGCCGCTCGCCGAGATGCGTCGCCAGTTCGACGTCAACGTATTCGGTGCAGTGGCCGTAACCAAAGCCTTCCTCCCCTATTTCCGCCGTCGTCGCGCCGGGCACATTCTGAATATCACTTCCATGGGTGGCTACATCACCATGCCGGGAATCACCTATTACTGCGGCAGCAAATTCGCTCTGGAAGGCATCTCCGATACGCTGAGCAAGGAGCTTGCGCCCTTCAACATTTCTGTCACAGCGGTGGCGCCGGGATCATTTCGTACGGATTGGGCAGGCCGTTCGATGCAACGCACGCCGCGCAGCATCAGTGACTACGATGCAAGCTTCGACCCGGTGCGCAAAGCACGTGAGGAAAAGAGCGGCCATCAGCTGGGGGACCCGCAGAAAGCGGCACGCGCCATGCTGACCATAATCGCCAGCCCCAGCCCGCCGGCTCACCTGTTGCTGGGCAGCGATGCCCTGGCCCTGGTGCGTGAAAATCTGCATCGCACGGCAGAGAGTATTGAGCAATGGGAAACGCTTAGCCGCTCTGCGGATGGCTGA
- a CDS encoding LysR family transcriptional regulator, translated as MADRDLQIDWLKCFVAVVDTGSLSSAAEEVYRSQSAVSMQIKKLEAAVGRQLLIRGPRHLQLTVDGQKLLGYARRMLDLHGEAKAAFHGEELTGRIRLGVPDDYAARYLTPVLKRFSPRHGGVEIELNCEQSTALIPRVESGDLDLALVSRDHARRGTFLFHEPLVWVGSAQFELWRRDPLPIAVYEAASLARRNALNSIALQGRRYKVVYNSSSLAGQFAAVESGLAIAVLTRCSVPDHLQILGLEHGLGPLEPVEVGVYRSRASHNSKAVNSLRELLIRTLRSSGRG; from the coding sequence ATGGCCGATCGTGACCTGCAGATCGACTGGCTCAAGTGTTTCGTCGCGGTTGTCGACACGGGGTCGTTGTCGAGCGCGGCCGAGGAGGTGTACCGGTCCCAGTCGGCGGTAAGCATGCAGATCAAGAAACTGGAGGCGGCCGTCGGCCGGCAGCTGCTGATACGAGGCCCCCGGCACCTTCAGCTGACTGTCGATGGGCAGAAGCTTCTGGGGTACGCCCGGCGCATGCTGGACTTGCACGGAGAGGCCAAGGCCGCTTTCCATGGCGAGGAGCTCACCGGTCGCATACGCCTTGGTGTGCCCGACGACTATGCCGCCAGATACCTCACGCCGGTGCTCAAGCGTTTCTCGCCACGTCATGGCGGTGTGGAGATCGAGCTGAACTGTGAACAGTCGACCGCACTGATTCCTCGGGTGGAAAGCGGGGACCTGGATCTCGCTCTGGTTTCCCGTGATCACGCCCGGCGAGGCACCTTTCTCTTTCATGAACCTCTGGTATGGGTGGGCTCCGCGCAATTCGAACTCTGGCGCCGAGACCCGTTGCCGATTGCGGTTTATGAAGCCGCCAGTCTGGCACGTCGCAATGCACTCAATTCAATCGCCCTGCAAGGGCGTCGCTACAAGGTGGTTTACAACAGCTCCAGCCTGGCCGGGCAGTTCGCTGCAGTCGAAAGCGGATTGGCTATCGCAGTACTGACCCGCTGCAGCGTTCCGGATCATTTGCAGATACTGGGCCTTGAACATGGTCTCGGGCCTCTGGAACCGGTGGAAGTTGGTGTCTACCGGAGCCGGGCGTCGCACAATTCCAAAGCGGTGAACAGCCTCAGAGAGCTTCTTATCAGGACGCTCAGATCATCCGGCAGGGGGTGA
- a CDS encoding efflux RND transporter periplasmic adaptor subunit has translation MPVVARPATSRQVTDWAEYSGRLEAVERVEIRPKVEGTLLAVHFRDGQLVRQGDLLFTLDAAPFEADLRRAEALLAQAEDRQRFTARNLERGRRLIQANAIAKRDFDALENAAREARSAVQAARAVVERSRLNVDYTRITAPISGRVSRPEITAGNEVKAGGDAPPLTSIVSLDPLYAAFTIDERTYLRYVGARRGTDPLQVQVGLAGDDGHPLVGQLYSLDNQLDTRTGTLRVRALLANPDGRLVPGLQARVRMQISNPYQATLVDEAAVATDQDRRFVLVVGDDGRVEYRRLELGSRQGDQRVVRQGLEPGEQVIVEGAQRVRPGDLVRVEQAAPALASEQEGAR, from the coding sequence GTGCCCGTAGTGGCTCGTCCCGCTACAAGCAGGCAGGTCACTGACTGGGCCGAATACTCCGGGCGGCTGGAGGCTGTCGAACGCGTTGAGATTCGTCCGAAGGTCGAGGGAACCTTGCTGGCCGTGCATTTCCGCGACGGGCAGCTGGTGCGCCAGGGCGACCTGCTGTTCACCCTCGATGCGGCGCCCTTCGAGGCCGATCTCAGGCGCGCCGAGGCGCTGCTGGCGCAGGCCGAGGACCGCCAGCGCTTCACCGCCCGGAATCTGGAGCGCGGTCGGCGCCTGATCCAGGCCAACGCCATCGCCAAACGCGACTTCGACGCCCTGGAGAATGCCGCCCGGGAAGCGCGCTCGGCGGTTCAGGCCGCCAGGGCGGTGGTCGAACGTAGCCGCCTGAATGTCGACTACACCCGCATCACCGCGCCGATCTCAGGGCGCGTTTCCCGCCCGGAGATCACCGCCGGCAACGAGGTGAAGGCCGGCGGGGATGCACCGCCGCTGACTTCCATCGTCAGCCTCGATCCGCTGTATGCCGCGTTTACCATCGATGAGCGCACCTACCTGCGCTACGTGGGTGCCCGTCGCGGCACGGACCCGCTGCAGGTGCAGGTCGGTCTGGCCGGTGACGACGGCCATCCCCTTGTCGGCCAGCTGTACTCCCTGGACAACCAGCTGGATACCCGCACAGGCACCCTGCGCGTGCGCGCCCTGCTGGCGAACCCCGACGGTCGCCTGGTCCCCGGGCTGCAGGCCCGGGTACGCATGCAGATCAGCAATCCGTACCAGGCGACCCTCGTGGACGAGGCGGCGGTCGCCACCGACCAGGACCGCCGTTTCGTGCTGGTGGTGGGTGACGACGGCCGGGTCGAGTACCGCCGCCTGGAGCTGGGCAGCCGGCAGGGTGACCAGCGCGTGGTTCGCCAGGGCCTGGAGCCCGGTGAGCAGGTGATCGTCGAGGGCGCCCAGCGCGTACGACCCGGCGATCTGGTTCGGGTCGAGCAGGCCGCACCGGCACTGGCCAGCGAACAGGAGGGCGCCCGATGA
- a CDS encoding DMT family transporter, whose translation MKTSNQAVANGYSTAQGSLEKGGTQAFLLGSLILGTVGVFVHEANADPLTATWFRCVFGLLGLTLWAAWRGQLGDLRRYRAPGFAVLAAGVLMVTAWGLFFAAIEYVSAGIATVLFHVQPLWVLLLGAFFLKESIARRRIAAVLIAMLGLVLATGVLEHLSLFGASQPAQATYWLGVAFCLIGALCTACVTIVARQVRHMPAGILAWWQCAVGAIALFAWPALNGWPEMGMSWVWLSGLGLIHTGLAYGLIYAGMARLNTDRIAVYQFFYPAVAIIIDWLFYGQSLGGLQLTGIAIMLVAICYAER comes from the coding sequence ATGAAAACATCCAACCAGGCCGTCGCCAACGGCTACTCCACCGCTCAAGGCAGCCTCGAAAAGGGAGGAACCCAGGCGTTTCTTCTGGGTAGCCTGATCCTCGGCACCGTTGGTGTCTTCGTGCACGAGGCCAATGCCGACCCGCTGACCGCAACGTGGTTTCGCTGCGTTTTCGGCCTGCTCGGCCTCACGCTCTGGGCTGCCTGGCGTGGGCAACTGGGCGATCTGCGGCGTTACCGTGCCCCCGGCTTTGCAGTACTTGCGGCCGGCGTGCTGATGGTGACGGCGTGGGGGTTGTTCTTCGCGGCTATCGAGTACGTGTCCGCCGGCATCGCCACGGTACTGTTCCACGTCCAGCCGCTGTGGGTGCTGCTGCTAGGTGCCTTCTTCCTGAAAGAGTCCATCGCCAGGCGACGCATCGCGGCGGTGCTGATCGCCATGCTTGGCCTGGTACTGGCCACCGGGGTGCTCGAACATCTTTCGCTGTTCGGCGCCAGCCAGCCTGCCCAGGCCACATACTGGCTGGGCGTAGCCTTCTGCCTGATCGGTGCACTCTGCACTGCCTGCGTCACCATAGTCGCCCGGCAGGTGCGGCATATGCCTGCCGGCATCCTTGCCTGGTGGCAGTGTGCAGTTGGCGCAATAGCCTTGTTCGCCTGGCCAGCCCTCAATGGCTGGCCGGAAATGGGCATGTCCTGGGTATGGCTTTCGGGGCTCGGTCTGATTCACACCGGGCTCGCCTATGGTCTGATCTATGCCGGCATGGCACGCCTGAACACGGATCGGATCGCGGTGTACCAGTTTTTCTATCCGGCAGTCGCCATCATCATCGACTGGCTGTTCTACGGGCAAAGCCTGGGGGGCCTGCAATTGACCGGTATCGCGATAATGCTGGTCGCGATCTGCTATGCCGAACGCTAG
- a CDS encoding TauD/TfdA dioxygenase family protein, giving the protein MSAAAHSIPSASAQSFEVRSFDAPVGAEIIGLDLTRPLSDEEFARVHRAHLDHALLVFRDQRITPEQQIAFSRRFGPLQIHVLKQFLLADHPEIFIISNIVENGQPIGLGDAGKFWHSDLSYKEFPSLGSMLLAQELPEEGGDTLFASQQLAYETLPAELRQAIEGKRAAHSYTARYADEVFAGIRRPTLTEAQLAEVKAVVHPVVRTHPETGRKGLFVNENFTTHILDIPEDESRQILAELFAHSARPEFIYRHQWRPHDMVFWDNRALIHLATGCPSHLRRRMHRTTIQGDVPF; this is encoded by the coding sequence ATGTCGGCAGCAGCTCATTCCATCCCCTCGGCGTCGGCGCAGTCGTTTGAAGTTCGCTCGTTCGACGCCCCGGTGGGTGCCGAGATCATCGGTCTGGATCTGACCCGGCCGCTCAGCGATGAAGAGTTTGCCCGCGTCCATCGTGCCCATCTCGATCATGCATTGCTGGTGTTCCGTGACCAGCGCATCACCCCTGAACAGCAGATCGCCTTCAGTCGCCGTTTCGGCCCGTTGCAGATTCACGTGCTCAAGCAGTTCCTGCTCGCCGATCACCCGGAAATCTTCATCATCTCCAACATCGTCGAGAACGGTCAGCCCATCGGTCTGGGTGATGCCGGCAAGTTCTGGCACTCGGATCTGTCCTACAAGGAGTTCCCCAGCCTCGGCTCCATGCTGCTGGCGCAGGAGCTGCCGGAAGAGGGCGGCGATACCCTGTTTGCCAGTCAGCAGCTGGCTTATGAAACCCTGCCGGCCGAGCTGCGCCAGGCCATCGAGGGCAAGCGTGCCGCGCATTCCTACACGGCGCGTTACGCCGATGAGGTGTTCGCCGGCATTCGCCGCCCGACGCTGACCGAGGCGCAACTGGCCGAGGTCAAGGCCGTAGTCCATCCGGTGGTGCGTACCCATCCGGAAACCGGACGCAAGGGACTGTTCGTCAACGAGAACTTCACCACCCACATTCTCGACATTCCCGAGGACGAGAGCCGGCAGATTCTCGCCGAGCTGTTTGCCCACAGCGCCAGGCCCGAATTCATCTACCGTCACCAGTGGCGGCCGCACGACATGGTGTTCTGGGACAACCGCGCGCTGATCCACCTGGCCACCGGTTGCCCGAGCCACCTGCGCCGGCGCATGCACCGCACGACGATTCAGGGCGACGTGCCGTTCTGA
- a CDS encoding AraC family transcriptional regulator yields MLAQIRLTGDRVYSCVLNAGECLQLDSNSAHVCLMQSGRLHIRTGDESALAMEPGDVVLLPHSASTLELQSEDEPTTLAICRFWFDAGSFRAMLFALPSLIHIRQVDAAPWSEGLLHFMLLEADDVQPGGALMISRLIDLTVIRILRTWVQQGAASGWLGGLADARIARVLRAIHEQPRQNWRVDALAAMAGMSRSSFCERFSALVGRSPLRYQNEWRLTLARTLLTTQDRRISDVGFSVGYESEAAFSRAYKAFFGRSPRQDRSALSATEA; encoded by the coding sequence GTGCTCGCCCAGATACGACTGACAGGGGATCGTGTGTACTCGTGTGTGCTGAACGCTGGAGAGTGCCTCCAACTGGACAGCAACAGCGCACACGTTTGCCTGATGCAGTCCGGCCGGTTGCACATCCGCACAGGCGACGAGAGCGCACTCGCGATGGAGCCCGGCGATGTCGTCCTGTTGCCTCACAGCGCATCCACTTTGGAACTCCAGTCCGAGGATGAACCAACGACACTGGCCATATGCCGCTTCTGGTTCGATGCAGGCAGCTTCAGGGCCATGCTGTTCGCGCTCCCTTCGCTGATTCATATCCGTCAGGTCGACGCCGCGCCATGGTCCGAAGGCTTGCTGCACTTCATGCTGCTGGAGGCCGACGACGTGCAGCCAGGTGGTGCATTGATGATCTCGCGACTGATCGACCTCACCGTCATCCGCATTCTGCGGACCTGGGTTCAACAGGGTGCCGCCTCGGGATGGCTGGGCGGTCTGGCCGACGCCCGTATAGCTCGCGTGCTCAGGGCCATTCATGAACAGCCCAGGCAGAACTGGCGCGTCGATGCACTGGCGGCAATGGCGGGCATGTCACGCTCCAGCTTCTGTGAGCGCTTCAGCGCGCTCGTCGGCCGCTCACCTTTGCGCTATCAGAACGAATGGCGGCTCACGCTGGCCAGAACCTTGTTGACCACCCAGGACCGCCGCATCAGCGACGTGGGATTCTCGGTCGGCTATGAATCCGAGGCGGCGTTCAGCCGCGCTTACAAGGCATTTTTCGGTCGATCTCCGCGACAGGATCGCAGCGCGCTGAGTGCCACTGAAGCATAG